The Halanaerobium saccharolyticum subsp. saccharolyticum DSM 6643 genomic sequence AGAAAAGATTTTGGCAGAGATTAAAGCTTAAATATTAATTTCATCTAGCTTATATATTTTTTTTAATTTTTAAAAATAAAAATAAATTTTGATATAATTTTCTATAATTCAAAAAAATAAAGGAGAATGTTTTTAATGAAAAAAAGAATAGTTAATTTTATGAGTGTTATTTTGCTGGTTATCTTTTTGTTTTCATTTTCAGTATCGACATTTGCTGCTCAAGAGTTGGAAAGATTAAATATTTCATATGTTAAATTGCCTTTGAATGTTCCGTCAATAGTCGAAAAAGAGAAGCAGTTATTTGAAAAAGAATTTAATCCTGATGGAATAGAGGTAGAATTTCCAGAAATCACTCAGGGTTCTAAAATGACACAGGCAGTAGCTGCAGGTTCTTTAGATTTTTGTAATGCGCTTGGAGGGACTTCCTTAATTTTAGCAGCTGCTAATGGAGTTGATATTAAAATGATAGGAGTTTATAGTCGTGCTCCAAAAGCCTTTAATATTATGGCTAAAGATCCTGCAATTAAATCAACTGCTGATCTTGAAGGCAAAAAAGTTGTTGGTCCTAAAGGAACAATACTGCATCAGCTACTTTTAGCTTCTTTAGTAAAAAATGATCTTTCTTTAGCTGATCTAGAATTTGTCAACTTAGGAATTGCTAGGGGTATCTCAGCTCTTTTAACTGATAGTGCAGATGCTGCTTTAGTTGCTGGCCCTGCTGTGCCTCAAGCTTTGGAGAATGGTGCCCATATCATTGAAAGTGGCGAAGGGCTTTTAGACGCGACTATTGTAATTGCAGTTAGTGGGGAGTTTTTAGACAAACACCCAGCAGTTGTTGAACGTTATCTTAAAGTTCATCAAGAAAGTTTAAAATTTATGGAAGAAAACCCAGAAGAAACATTTGCAATGGTTGCAGAAGAAACTGGAATTTCTGAAAAAGATGTTGAGAAAATGTATGCTTGGTATGATTTTAACCCTGAAATTACTGAGTCAGATATCAATGAATTAAAGAAAACACAGAACTTTTTACTGAATAATGGAATGCTTTCTCAATCTATTGATATTAAAAGTTTAATTGTGGAATAATTAAAGTCAAAGCTTTAGATTAAACAATAATATCTATAGAATTATCTATGTTTTTAGATATATTAAAATGAGTTTAGCGCTTGTATTTACAGCAAAAATTATATATAATTATAAATCGCTGCATTATACATGTTAGCTGTCTGCTGATTAGAAAATTTAATTAGCTGGCAGCTTTCTTTGCTTTTAATTACAAAATTATGACAAATGAAGGAGATTATAATGAGCAATTTATTAGATGATTTGAATAAAAAACAAAAAATTGCGGCTCAGACTTTAAAAGGAGCAGTTTTAGTACTTGCAGGTGCAGGTAGTGGAAAAACACGAACTTTAACTTATAGAACAGCAAATTTAATTGCTAATGGTGTTAGCCCTAAAAATATTTTAACAGTAACCTTTACCAACAGAGCAGCTGATGATATGAAGGCAAAAATTAGTAAATTAGTTGGTTCCGAAATTATAGATGAGATGAATCTCGGTACTTTTCACAGTATTTGTTTAAAAATACTTAGAAATAACTTAAAAAAGGTAAATCGTTCTGAAGGATGTTTGATATATGATACGACTGATTCTAATGCTATAATCGAAGATATCATCTTTGAATTTGGCCTAGAGGAGACAGAATATGATCCCAAAATAGTTTTCAATATAATTTCGAAGGCAAAAATGGAATTGGTTCTGCCAGCTGAGCTGACAGAGAAATATGCTCAGCTTAACAATCAAGGGTCCGAACATTTTTATCAAATTGTAAGCAGAATCTATCAGGAGTATGAAAGGGTTTTAGCAAATAATAATTGCTTTGATTTCAATGATTTGATTAAAAAAACGATTGAACTTTTGGAATCTGATCAGGATATATTAAATAAATATCAAGATCAATTTCAATATATTCAGGTAGATGAATATCAGGACGTGAACCATTCGCAATATCATTTAATTTCTCTGCTGGCAGAGCCTCAAAAAAATATTTTTGTGGTAGGTGATGACTGGCAGGGTATTTATGGTTTTCGCGGAGCAGACATTAGTAATATTTTAGATTTTGAACATGATTATCCTGAGGCTGAAGTGATTAAACTTGAAAGAAATTATAGAAGTTCAAATAATATTATTTCAGCTTCCAATCAGCTGATTAATAATAACAGTCAAAACAAGGTTAAAGAGGCCTGGACTGAAGCAGATGATGGAGCCCCAATTTTTGTTGCTCGTGCAGAAAGTCCATTAGTTGAAGCTAAATATATATGTAAAAGGATTAATCATTTAGTTGATTTTTATCATTATAAGCTGAGTGATATTGCTATATTATGCCGCAGTCATTTTCAGTCAATGCAGCTTCAAAATCAGTTACCTAAGTTTAGAATTCCACATCAACTTGTGGGAGGAGTTAGTTTTTTTGATCGCCAAGAAATACGCTATTTTGTTAATTACTTAAAATTATTAGTCAATCCGAATGATAGATTAGCTTTAAAACGTCTTTTTAGAATTGAAGTTCATGGTGTAGGCGAAATTTTATTAAGTGAAATCAATAAATATGCCCGTGAAAACAAAATGAAGATTACTGATGTTTTTGAAAGCCCAACCGTTGTTAAGGGGATTGGTAACAACAAGGCTGCAAATATTATTGAATTTCAGCGGCGGGTAATCGATAGTATTTTTGATCTGCGTGAAGAAAAAATGCCAATGCATAAAAAGGCAATAGAACTTTATGAGCGGGTTGATTTTGATCAGAATGTACTGGCTGAGCTGGATGATCCAGAGGGGAGAAAAAAATATATGAATATGTTTTTGGAAGATATGGCTGATTTTCAAAAAAACAATCCAGGCCGCGGTCTTTATGATTACTTATTAATTAATAAATTAATTGCTGATAAAGATATTACAGAAGATAATCAAGAAAAAGTAAAAGTTATGACAGCTCATTCAGCTAAAGGATTAGAATTTCCGGTAGTTTTTATTATTGGGGCTGAAGAAGAAGTTTTTCCACATTTGAAAAGTTTAGAAGAGAAGGCAGCTGGTTTAAATCCTTATGCTGTTGAGGAAGAAAGAAGATTATTTTACGTGGCAATGACAAGAGCAGAAAAATTGCTCTTCATTTCTTTTTCTAAGCAGAAACTTTCAAATGAACAAGGACAATATAAGCAGATTATTCCTTCCAGATTTTTATATGAACTTCCTGAAACAAGATTGGATTTTACAGGTGTTGAAAGTAAAAAAGGTGGTTCTGGGATACAAATGCGCAAAAATGTAGAAGTGATTTAGGGTAACCAATCTAGGGTACCGGGTACTTAGAAATAATTTCCAAGTGCCCGGTGCCGAAAAAATAATCCTTGACAGATTTAAAATTGAGTGATAAACTACTAAATAACTTAAAAAGAAAATAAAAATCATCAAGAGCGGTGGAGGGACTGGCCCTGTGATACCCGGCAACCTACTTAAAATCTTTAGTAAGGTGCTAATTCCAGCATTCCGGAAAGGAATGATAGATGAGAGGCAATTAAATCCTCTCACGAGGATTTTTTTCATTTCTAACTGCTCTTGATATTTGGAGCAGTTTATTATTTTTAGAGGGTGATTAGTATTGATAAAAATTGATAATTTAACTAAA encodes the following:
- a CDS encoding ABC transporter substrate-binding protein; this encodes MKKRIVNFMSVILLVIFLFSFSVSTFAAQELERLNISYVKLPLNVPSIVEKEKQLFEKEFNPDGIEVEFPEITQGSKMTQAVAAGSLDFCNALGGTSLILAAANGVDIKMIGVYSRAPKAFNIMAKDPAIKSTADLEGKKVVGPKGTILHQLLLASLVKNDLSLADLEFVNLGIARGISALLTDSADAALVAGPAVPQALENGAHIIESGEGLLDATIVIAVSGEFLDKHPAVVERYLKVHQESLKFMEENPEETFAMVAEETGISEKDVEKMYAWYDFNPEITESDINELKKTQNFLLNNGMLSQSIDIKSLIVE
- a CDS encoding ATP-dependent helicase, whose amino-acid sequence is MSNLLDDLNKKQKIAAQTLKGAVLVLAGAGSGKTRTLTYRTANLIANGVSPKNILTVTFTNRAADDMKAKISKLVGSEIIDEMNLGTFHSICLKILRNNLKKVNRSEGCLIYDTTDSNAIIEDIIFEFGLEETEYDPKIVFNIISKAKMELVLPAELTEKYAQLNNQGSEHFYQIVSRIYQEYERVLANNNCFDFNDLIKKTIELLESDQDILNKYQDQFQYIQVDEYQDVNHSQYHLISLLAEPQKNIFVVGDDWQGIYGFRGADISNILDFEHDYPEAEVIKLERNYRSSNNIISASNQLINNNSQNKVKEAWTEADDGAPIFVARAESPLVEAKYICKRINHLVDFYHYKLSDIAILCRSHFQSMQLQNQLPKFRIPHQLVGGVSFFDRQEIRYFVNYLKLLVNPNDRLALKRLFRIEVHGVGEILLSEINKYARENKMKITDVFESPTVVKGIGNNKAANIIEFQRRVIDSIFDLREEKMPMHKKAIELYERVDFDQNVLAELDDPEGRKKYMNMFLEDMADFQKNNPGRGLYDYLLINKLIADKDITEDNQEKVKVMTAHSAKGLEFPVVFIIGAEEEVFPHLKSLEEKAAGLNPYAVEEERRLFYVAMTRAEKLLFISFSKQKLSNEQGQYKQIIPSRFLYELPETRLDFTGVESKKGGSGIQMRKNVEVI